A stretch of Desulfotalea psychrophila LSv54 DNA encodes these proteins:
- a CDS encoding methyl-accepting chemotaxis protein: MLTKLKNVQFTTKLFCATVCIAVLCVIVITGVALNMASESLREFGKQAITDVHDTVRSSLLMYNKNTQATLGENIRVFKQEFSTKGELVLDRTNMRDQTLINQVTGQQRRQKIPQLQLGDTILNGDTGYIDSVAHLLGASATIFQLVDDKLLRVATTVKKANGQRAVGTYIPSDSAVCRSILAGNTFRGRAFVVSDWYLTVYTPLYDKAGKLVGAIYVGRKMLNEQVADFIRNTHVDSGYFFVYSEDGKVLVHPNRSYENIEVLPVFRGVRDDDLVYEFNGTTRFAKVAYIEEWGVSLAVSLEEEAITGGFVRSMVSTNIIVGFLVVLASIIVSIFLVRSINAPLKELAAKAVQVGEGDYTVDFQSENRDAIGQLTNALGMMVSKSRDVLGNIINSSQTLHVSSGQLSGISEEMLTAADTTTKIADEAMTNAEGTSENINSISAAIEQSATNLDMIASAAEEMGSTIKEIAENSSRARFTTETAVETARKSQAGVQALGEAARSIGTVTETITEISEQTNLLALNATIEAARAGEAGKGFAVVANEIKELARETAQATEKIRTAITGIQKQTGEAVADIDGISQVINEVNEIVSTIVAAVEEQAVTTNEIAANVSQASVGINEINENVANSSSMTHLVSEGVVSVRGRSLEVKENSQRVNVSATDLSHLAEKLTELVSRFRIS; this comes from the coding sequence ATGTTGACCAAGTTGAAAAATGTACAGTTTACCACCAAATTGTTTTGTGCAACTGTCTGTATTGCCGTTCTCTGTGTGATAGTGATAACGGGTGTTGCTCTCAACATGGCGAGTGAGAGTTTGAGGGAATTTGGCAAGCAGGCAATTACCGATGTGCATGATACGGTACGGAGTTCACTGCTGATGTACAACAAAAATACCCAGGCAACCCTGGGGGAGAATATCCGGGTTTTTAAGCAAGAATTTTCCACTAAGGGTGAACTGGTGCTGGATCGTACCAATATGCGTGACCAGACATTGATTAATCAGGTAACAGGGCAGCAGAGGCGGCAAAAGATCCCGCAACTGCAGCTTGGCGATACCATTTTAAATGGAGATACAGGGTATATTGATTCTGTAGCCCACCTTCTCGGTGCATCTGCAACAATCTTTCAGCTGGTTGATGATAAGCTCTTGCGAGTGGCAACCACGGTGAAGAAGGCCAATGGTCAGCGGGCTGTGGGGACCTACATCCCCTCGGACAGTGCTGTCTGTAGATCAATTTTAGCGGGTAACACCTTTCGCGGCAGGGCCTTTGTGGTCTCAGACTGGTATCTGACGGTCTATACCCCTCTCTATGATAAGGCCGGTAAGCTGGTCGGTGCCATTTATGTCGGGCGTAAGATGCTCAATGAGCAGGTGGCAGACTTTATCCGTAATACTCATGTCGATTCTGGTTATTTCTTTGTCTATTCAGAAGACGGCAAGGTTTTGGTCCATCCAAACAGATCCTATGAGAATATAGAGGTGTTGCCTGTTTTTAGGGGGGTGAGGGATGATGACCTTGTTTATGAGTTCAATGGCACTACCAGATTTGCCAAGGTTGCCTATATAGAAGAGTGGGGTGTTTCGCTCGCCGTAAGTTTGGAGGAAGAGGCCATCACCGGCGGTTTTGTCCGCAGTATGGTGAGCACCAATATAATAGTAGGGTTTTTGGTTGTCCTGGCGAGCATCATTGTAAGCATCTTCCTTGTCCGTTCAATTAATGCTCCCCTTAAGGAGCTTGCTGCCAAGGCAGTCCAGGTGGGTGAAGGGGACTATACGGTTGATTTCCAATCGGAGAATCGGGACGCTATCGGTCAGTTGACCAATGCCCTGGGTATGATGGTTTCTAAATCAAGGGATGTGCTTGGAAATATTATAAACTCCTCCCAGACCCTTCATGTCTCTTCGGGCCAGCTATCTGGCATTTCAGAAGAGATGCTTACGGCGGCGGACACAACAACAAAAATTGCCGATGAGGCCATGACCAATGCCGAAGGCACCTCCGAGAATATAAATTCTATTTCTGCGGCCATCGAGCAGTCTGCAACTAACCTTGACATGATTGCCTCCGCTGCCGAGGAGATGGGCAGTACCATTAAGGAGATCGCGGAGAATAGTTCAAGGGCACGGTTCACCACAGAAACAGCTGTTGAAACGGCCAGAAAATCACAGGCGGGTGTTCAGGCCTTGGGAGAGGCGGCAAGATCCATAGGGACTGTTACTGAGACGATTACCGAAATTTCAGAGCAAACGAATCTTCTTGCCCTCAATGCTACCATAGAGGCGGCCCGGGCAGGGGAGGCGGGCAAGGGATTTGCCGTTGTTGCCAATGAAATTAAAGAGCTGGCTCGGGAAACAGCTCAGGCGACGGAGAAGATCCGTACTGCTATAACGGGTATTCAAAAGCAGACGGGGGAAGCTGTTGCAGACATTGATGGTATCTCTCAGGTGATTAACGAGGTCAATGAGATTGTCTCTACTATTGTTGCAGCAGTTGAAGAGCAGGCTGTGACCACCAATGAGATTGCCGCCAATGTCAGCCAGGCATCGGTTGGCATTAATGAGATTAATGAGAACGTTGCCAATAGTAGTAGTATGACCCATCTTGTCTCGGAGGGAGTTGTCTCAGTGCGGGGTCGATCCCTTGAGGTAAAGGAGAATAGCCAAAGGGTGAACGTCTCGGCCACGGATCTGTCTCATCTGGCGGAGAAGCTTACTGAGCTTGTATCCCGTTTTCGCATCTCATAG
- a CDS encoding polyphosphate kinase 2 family protein: MHYRKKFIVEPDKKVHLDKIDPSYIGKHDSHQQAMPEIEEHVARMAKMQYLLYADGNQSLLVILQTRDAAGKDGVVRHLFSGVNPQGTSVVGFKQPSKDEAAHDFLWRAHQHTPAKGEIVVFNRSHYEDVLVVRVHKLVEKAVWSKRYDLINDFETMLTNNGTRILKFFLHISPEEQLSRFKQRLDDPARNWKISDADYSERELWPKYTKAYEETLKRTSTPHAPWYVIPANHKWFRNLAISEIIVDTMDEMGLKLPPSHVDLEDIRNKYHAAEEKQAGMKGKVEVGHKKNKKSKSKA, from the coding sequence ATGCATTATCGCAAAAAATTCATCGTCGAACCAGATAAAAAGGTCCATCTGGACAAAATTGATCCCTCTTACATCGGTAAGCACGATTCACACCAACAGGCAATGCCTGAGATAGAGGAACACGTTGCCCGGATGGCCAAAATGCAATATCTGCTTTACGCAGATGGCAATCAGTCTCTACTGGTAATCTTGCAGACACGAGATGCCGCTGGCAAAGACGGCGTGGTGCGACATTTATTCAGCGGTGTTAACCCGCAGGGGACATCGGTAGTCGGCTTCAAACAACCCAGCAAAGACGAAGCTGCCCACGATTTTCTCTGGCGAGCCCACCAGCATACACCGGCTAAGGGCGAGATAGTTGTATTCAACCGCTCGCACTACGAAGATGTGTTGGTCGTGCGCGTACACAAGTTGGTAGAAAAGGCGGTTTGGTCAAAGCGCTACGACTTAATCAACGATTTCGAAACGATGCTTACAAACAACGGTACACGAATTCTCAAGTTCTTTTTGCATATCAGCCCAGAAGAACAATTATCACGGTTTAAACAGCGTTTGGATGATCCAGCCCGAAACTGGAAAATCAGCGATGCCGATTATTCCGAACGCGAGTTATGGCCCAAATACACCAAAGCCTATGAAGAGACATTGAAACGGACAAGTACCCCGCATGCTCCGTGGTACGTAATTCCAGCTAATCACAAGTGGTTTCGGAATCTCGCAATCTCAGAAATTATCGTGGATACCATGGACGAAATGGGCTTAAAACTGCCGCCTTCCCATGTGGATCTGGAAGACATTCGCAACAAATATCATGCTGCAGAGGAGAAACAGGCAGGGATGAAGGGTAAAGTTGAAGTAGGGCACAAGAAAAACAAGAAGAGTAAAAGCAAGGCTTGA
- a CDS encoding methyl-accepting chemotaxis protein, translating into MFANLNLRSKMLLAILSVVVIAFVVTITLVSNKANSIVKKEAFAKTEQIAFRYSGEIREDIEEAMDAARILAHSYEAILISKTRPEKELLDSSLRHILKKNNNFTGIWVAVEPNTIFETFYYPWFHRKEGNIVADPTTDLKDYEAAAAEEYYALPKRLKREVLIEPYEDPDIHTLMTSAAVPIIHNGRCIGVVGIDIVLDELTEMVRKIRPYETGVASLISNAGKYVAYPDKERVGKDIGNTELLKKAKQAIRDGKIFTMSSYSEKLKTDTYRIFVPSYIGNSDSPWSFSVEIPMEKVLEESRNITYTCIITGIISVLLTALTIFFVSGSIVKPIKIAVASLKDIAEGEGDLTMRLEVKNRDEIGELAHWFNTFVEKLQGIIKQIGEDANVVAGSSTDLSSVAVQISLGAENTASRTNSVATATEEMTANLSSVAAAMEQSTTNTGMVAAAAEEMNATIDEIAKNTEMATRITDEAVQKARSASSKMSELEEAAITITKVTEVINEISEQTNLLALNATIEAARAGEAGKGFAVVANEIKALAQQTAQATLDIKTQIEGVQQTTTTAVKEIDETSTVIDGVNDIVTIIAAAVEEQSTAINEIVTNISQASQGIEEVNENINQCSNVAGEITREISQVNSETGEISNGIGQVNLSAQKLNEMSAKLSTIVGMFKV; encoded by the coding sequence ATGTTCGCAAATCTGAATTTACGATCCAAAATGTTGCTGGCAATCCTATCGGTGGTTGTCATTGCCTTTGTCGTAACCATTACCCTGGTAAGCAATAAGGCAAATTCAATTGTAAAAAAGGAGGCCTTTGCAAAAACCGAGCAGATTGCCTTCCGTTACAGCGGAGAGATCAGGGAGGACATTGAAGAGGCGATGGATGCGGCACGCATCCTGGCCCATAGCTATGAGGCCATCCTGATAAGCAAAACACGGCCGGAAAAGGAACTGCTTGATAGCTCCTTAAGACATATCCTGAAAAAAAACAACAACTTCACAGGCATCTGGGTAGCAGTAGAACCCAACACGATTTTTGAGACGTTCTATTATCCCTGGTTCCACAGAAAAGAGGGTAACATCGTTGCTGACCCTACCACGGACTTAAAGGACTATGAAGCAGCTGCAGCCGAGGAATACTACGCCCTGCCAAAAAGGCTCAAGAGAGAGGTGCTCATTGAGCCCTATGAGGATCCGGATATTCACACCCTGATGACCAGCGCCGCAGTCCCCATAATCCATAATGGTAGATGCATCGGTGTTGTCGGCATCGATATTGTCCTGGACGAGCTGACAGAAATGGTAAGAAAAATCAGACCATATGAAACGGGGGTGGCGAGTCTGATCTCCAATGCAGGAAAATATGTTGCCTATCCGGATAAGGAGAGAGTCGGCAAGGACATCGGAAATACAGAACTCCTCAAAAAGGCCAAGCAGGCCATAAGGGACGGTAAAATTTTTACAATGTCCTCCTATTCTGAAAAACTAAAGACAGATACCTACAGGATCTTTGTCCCCTCCTATATCGGAAATTCAGATAGCCCCTGGTCCTTTTCCGTTGAAATCCCCATGGAAAAGGTTCTGGAGGAATCCAGAAATATCACCTATACCTGCATCATTACCGGCATCATATCGGTGCTGTTGACTGCTTTAACCATCTTCTTTGTCTCTGGTTCCATTGTCAAACCCATTAAAATTGCCGTTGCCAGCCTGAAGGATATTGCAGAAGGAGAGGGCGACCTTACCATGCGTCTTGAGGTGAAAAACAGGGATGAGATAGGAGAGCTTGCCCACTGGTTCAATACCTTTGTTGAAAAACTCCAGGGAATAATCAAACAGATTGGCGAAGATGCTAATGTTGTTGCCGGATCCTCCACCGATCTGTCATCCGTTGCTGTGCAGATATCTTTGGGTGCTGAAAATACAGCAAGCCGGACCAATTCCGTGGCAACAGCCACAGAGGAGATGACCGCCAATCTCAGCAGTGTGGCCGCCGCCATGGAGCAGTCTACCACCAATACCGGGATGGTTGCTGCAGCGGCAGAGGAGATGAACGCCACCATTGATGAGATAGCGAAAAATACCGAAATGGCAACCCGGATTACCGATGAGGCCGTCCAGAAGGCCAGGAGCGCTTCCAGTAAAATGTCAGAGCTTGAGGAGGCAGCCATTACCATTACCAAGGTAACAGAGGTGATCAATGAGATCTCCGAGCAGACCAACCTTCTTGCCCTCAACGCAACCATTGAGGCAGCCCGGGCAGGAGAGGCAGGCAAGGGCTTCGCCGTGGTGGCCAACGAGATCAAGGCGCTTGCCCAGCAAACGGCCCAGGCGACTCTTGACATAAAAACCCAAATTGAGGGGGTGCAACAAACAACCACCACAGCGGTTAAAGAGATTGACGAGACCTCAACCGTTATTGACGGGGTTAATGACATTGTGACAATTATTGCCGCGGCCGTCGAGGAACAGTCAACAGCCATAAATGAAATCGTCACCAATATCAGCCAGGCCTCTCAGGGTATTGAAGAGGTTAATGAGAACATAAATCAGTGTTCAAATGTGGCAGGCGAAATAACCAGGGAAATTAGCCAGGTCAATTCGGAAACCGGGGAAATATCAAATGGCATCGGCCAGGTGAACCTCAGTGCCCAAAAACTCAATGAGATGTCTGCCAAGCTCAGTACCATCGTCGGTATGTTTAAGGTATAG
- a CDS encoding methyl-accepting chemotaxis protein, which translates to MFSKLNLRSKMLLSILSVVVIAFTLTIGLVSNKANSIVKKEAFDKTEQIAFRYSGELKEDIEEAMDAARILAHSYEAILMGKKQPERELLDNSLRRILEKSPKFSGIWVMVDPKTIFTKHYSPWFHREGSSIVAAPTIESVAYEASLSNEFYTLPKRLGKEVLIEPYEDPDLHSLMTTATVPIVYKGRCIGVVGIDIVLEGLTEMVTKIRPYGTGVASLISNAGKYVAHPDKERVGKDIGATKLLRKAKQAIENGEIFTMISYSETLKTDVYRVFVPSYIGNSDTPWSFSVEIPMERVLQESREMTYSCIITGIISVLLAAIVIFLVSGTIVKPIKIAVAGLKDIAEGEGDLTMRLEVKSRDEIGELAIWFNTFIEKLQGIITEISENANVVAGSSTDLSAIAVQISSGAENTAVRANTVATATEEMTTNLNNVAAAMEQSTTNTGMVAAAAEEMTSTINEIAKNTEMATHVTDKAVQKAKSASSKMSELEEAAITISKVTEVINEISEQTNLLALNATIEAARAGEAGKGFAVVANEIKELANQTAKATLDIKNQIEGVQKTTTTAVKEIDETSAVIDGVNDIVTIIAAAVEEQSTAITEIVANISQVSQGISEVNENINQSSAVAGEISQEITQVNSETSEISSGIGQVNLSATKLNEMSAKLSAIVGMFKV; encoded by the coding sequence ATGTTCTCAAAACTGAATTTACGATCCAAGATGTTGCTCTCAATCCTATCGGTGGTGGTAATTGCCTTTACTCTCACCATTGGCCTGGTAAGCAACAAGGCAAATTCGATTGTCAAAAAAGAGGCCTTTGATAAAACCGAGCAGATTGCCTTTCGCTACAGCGGAGAGCTCAAGGAAGATATTGAAGAGGCAATGGATGCGGCACGAATACTGGCCCATAGCTATGAGGCTATCTTAATGGGCAAAAAACAGCCGGAGAGGGAGTTGCTTGATAATTCCCTAAGGCGTATTTTAGAGAAAAGCCCCAAGTTCTCAGGCATCTGGGTGATGGTAGATCCAAAAACAATTTTCACAAAGCACTACTCTCCATGGTTTCACCGGGAAGGAAGCAGCATCGTTGCTGCCCCTACCATAGAATCAGTAGCCTATGAGGCATCTTTATCAAACGAATTCTACACCCTGCCAAAAAGACTCGGGAAAGAAGTGCTCATTGAACCCTATGAGGATCCGGATCTTCACTCTCTGATGACCACCGCCACAGTACCCATAGTCTATAAGGGCCGATGCATCGGTGTTGTTGGCATCGATATTGTCCTGGAAGGGCTGACGGAGATGGTAACAAAAATAAGGCCATATGGAACCGGCGTAGCAAGTCTAATCTCCAATGCGGGCAAGTATGTCGCTCATCCGGATAAGGAGAGAGTCGGCAAGGATATCGGAGCCACAAAACTCCTGAGAAAGGCCAAGCAGGCCATAGAGAACGGTGAAATTTTCACCATGATTTCCTACTCTGAAACCCTGAAAACAGATGTTTACAGGGTCTTTGTCCCCTCCTATATCGGCAATTCAGATACCCCATGGTCCTTTTCCGTTGAAATCCCCATGGAGAGAGTACTGCAGGAATCCAGAGAAATGACATATAGTTGCATCATCACCGGCATCATATCTGTGCTGTTGGCCGCTATTGTAATCTTCCTGGTATCTGGCACCATCGTAAAACCCATCAAAATTGCAGTTGCCGGCCTGAAGGATATTGCCGAAGGAGAGGGCGACCTCACCATGCGTCTTGAGGTAAAAAGTAGAGATGAGATAGGAGAGCTTGCCATCTGGTTCAATACCTTTATTGAAAAGCTTCAGGGAATAATCACAGAGATTAGTGAAAACGCCAATGTTGTTGCCGGATCCTCCACCGATCTCTCAGCCATTGCCGTGCAGATATCCTCAGGTGCTGAAAATACAGCGGTCCGAGCCAATACCGTGGCAACAGCCACCGAGGAGATGACCACCAATCTCAACAATGTGGCAGCGGCCATGGAGCAATCTACCACCAATACCGGGATGGTTGCAGCGGCTGCGGAGGAGATGACCTCCACCATTAATGAGATAGCTAAAAACACCGAGATGGCAACACATGTTACAGATAAGGCTGTCCAAAAGGCCAAGAGCGCTTCCAGCAAAATGTCAGAGCTTGAAGAGGCGGCTATTACCATCAGCAAGGTAACAGAGGTTATCAATGAGATCTCCGAACAGACCAACCTTCTGGCCCTTAATGCAACCATTGAGGCGGCCCGGGCTGGCGAGGCGGGCAAGGGCTTTGCCGTGGTAGCCAACGAAATTAAGGAGCTTGCCAATCAGACTGCCAAGGCGACCCTTGATATTAAAAACCAGATTGAGGGAGTACAAAAGACAACCACCACAGCGGTTAAAGAGATTGACGAAACCTCTGCCGTTATTGACGGGGTTAATGACATTGTTACAATCATTGCCGCTGCCGTTGAGGAACAGTCAACGGCCATAACGGAAATCGTCGCCAATATTAGCCAAGTCTCTCAGGGTATCAGCGAGGTTAACGAGAACATAAATCAGTCTTCAGCTGTAGCAGGTGAAATAAGCCAGGAAATTACCCAAGTCAATTCGGAGACCAGCGAAATATCAAGTGGCATCGGCCAGGTGAACCTCAGTGCAACGAAATTGAATGAAATGTCAGCCAAGCTGAGCGCCATCGTCGGCATGTTTAAGGTATAA
- a CDS encoding plasma-membrane proton-efflux P-type ATPase: MSNEKPPASTLDADIDLEKIPVDQLLTKLGVQAEQGLSSPEAQQRLSQYGPNALVEKEESLSAKIMGHFMGPIAYMIEAAALISALIGHWADFAIISVLLLFNVGLEMWQDRKSSNALAELKKGLAPEATAMRDGKWQTVAAANLVPGDIVKIRLGMVVPADVRMVGGDYASIDQSGLTGESLPVTKKVGDEGYSGSVVKQGEMVCVVINTGSNTLFGRTAKLVAGAGSVSHAQKAMFQIGNFLIIVAVALALIMVAVQVYHNFVVADTWDMNDALSILQFVLVLLVASIPVAMPTVFSMTMALGALQLSKEKAIVSKLSAIEEMAGVNILCSDKTGTLTKNQLSLADPILIEGTHAQDCLLAAALASNIEDKDAIDTAVIQALKDQNVLNNWKKLKFVPFDPVTKRTSASVIDSTGKAFVVTKGAPQAIIDIAKPSTEIAQKVKDAVAALAAKGSRALGVARSEDNGVTWSFLGILPMFDPPRDDSKLTIDNAREKGVLVKMITGDDTAIAIETARQLGIGINIIPAADAFPKEMDPNNVPPEIVDLIEQADGFARVFPEHKYAIVKALQSRGHLVAMTGDGVNDAPALKQADCGTAVSGATDAARSAAALILTAPGLSVINSAIDEARRIFGRITSYTIYRVALTMDIMFLVVLSIIFLGFTPLTPIMIVAMSLLDDVPIMAIAYDNTPVSEKPIRWKMPQLLGVSAVLGLFSIAQSFGFLLIGMEVLSSPTEQAFFGLTTHAQLQTLMFLQLVAGGHLLLFVTRTERWFFLRPLPAAPLFLAILCTQILAILMCALGWLVDPISWTMIGWTWAYNLVWMFLLGAVRLITEHLMAYRTTRHLKSLKMVNQPLQAHD; the protein is encoded by the coding sequence ATGTCAAACGAAAAACCGCCAGCCAGCACCCTTGACGCTGATATTGACCTTGAGAAAATACCAGTCGATCAGCTGCTCACCAAACTCGGCGTTCAAGCAGAACAAGGTCTGAGTAGCCCCGAAGCACAACAACGACTCAGCCAATATGGGCCGAATGCCCTGGTTGAAAAAGAGGAAAGCCTGTCCGCCAAAATTATGGGCCATTTCATGGGGCCTATTGCCTACATGATTGAGGCCGCAGCGCTCATTTCAGCCCTGATCGGTCACTGGGCCGACTTCGCCATCATCAGCGTCCTGCTGTTGTTTAACGTCGGACTTGAGATGTGGCAGGATCGCAAGTCCTCGAATGCCTTGGCAGAACTTAAAAAGGGACTGGCGCCGGAAGCCACCGCCATGCGCGATGGCAAATGGCAAACAGTGGCGGCGGCAAATCTAGTTCCCGGCGACATCGTCAAGATTCGCTTGGGTATGGTTGTTCCCGCCGATGTGCGGATGGTCGGCGGCGACTACGCGTCCATAGATCAGTCGGGGCTAACCGGTGAATCGCTACCAGTAACCAAGAAGGTTGGCGACGAGGGTTATTCAGGCAGTGTAGTTAAGCAGGGCGAGATGGTTTGCGTAGTCATTAACACGGGCTCCAATACTTTATTTGGTCGGACCGCTAAACTGGTTGCCGGCGCGGGGTCGGTCAGTCACGCTCAAAAAGCCATGTTCCAGATTGGTAACTTTCTCATTATCGTCGCCGTCGCACTTGCGCTGATCATGGTCGCCGTTCAGGTTTATCATAATTTTGTCGTCGCAGATACCTGGGATATGAATGATGCCCTCAGCATTCTGCAGTTCGTGCTGGTCTTATTGGTTGCCTCAATCCCCGTGGCAATGCCGACGGTGTTTTCGATGACCATGGCCCTGGGAGCGCTACAACTATCGAAGGAAAAGGCGATTGTTTCCAAGCTCTCAGCGATTGAGGAGATGGCAGGGGTCAATATTCTCTGCTCCGACAAAACCGGAACCTTAACCAAGAATCAGCTCTCGTTGGCAGACCCCATCCTTATAGAGGGCACGCACGCGCAAGACTGTCTTTTGGCCGCAGCGCTCGCCTCGAACATCGAAGATAAAGATGCCATTGATACCGCTGTTATCCAGGCACTCAAGGATCAAAATGTTCTCAATAACTGGAAAAAACTAAAATTCGTACCTTTTGATCCAGTAACAAAGCGCACCTCGGCAAGCGTAATCGATTCAACAGGCAAGGCCTTCGTAGTCACTAAAGGCGCGCCACAGGCGATTATTGATATTGCCAAACCCTCCACAGAGATTGCGCAGAAAGTCAAAGATGCAGTTGCCGCACTGGCGGCCAAGGGTTCGCGGGCGCTAGGCGTTGCCCGTTCTGAAGATAACGGGGTGACCTGGTCTTTCCTGGGCATACTACCGATGTTTGATCCACCGCGTGATGATTCGAAATTGACCATTGATAACGCTCGCGAAAAAGGGGTGTTGGTGAAAATGATCACTGGCGACGACACCGCTATCGCTATCGAAACGGCTCGCCAACTTGGCATTGGTATAAATATTATTCCGGCGGCGGATGCCTTTCCTAAGGAGATGGATCCCAACAATGTACCACCGGAAATCGTAGACTTAATTGAGCAGGCGGACGGCTTCGCGCGTGTATTTCCTGAGCATAAATACGCTATCGTCAAGGCCCTACAATCGCGCGGCCATCTGGTGGCTATGACCGGCGACGGCGTTAACGACGCACCAGCACTCAAACAAGCCGATTGCGGCACCGCTGTTTCCGGCGCCACTGATGCGGCACGCAGCGCTGCGGCATTGATTCTCACCGCCCCCGGTTTATCGGTCATCAACAGCGCGATCGACGAAGCACGGCGTATTTTTGGCCGCATTACCAGCTACACCATTTACCGGGTAGCTTTAACCATGGACATCATGTTCCTGGTCGTGCTCTCCATTATTTTTCTCGGCTTTACACCACTGACACCCATTATGATTGTCGCCATGTCGCTGCTCGATGATGTGCCGATCATGGCTATCGCCTACGACAACACACCGGTCAGTGAAAAGCCGATTCGTTGGAAAATGCCACAGTTGTTAGGCGTCTCAGCAGTACTTGGCCTGTTTTCTATTGCCCAGTCCTTTGGTTTTCTCTTAATCGGCATGGAAGTATTATCAAGCCCAACTGAGCAAGCTTTTTTTGGTTTGACAACACATGCCCAGCTACAGACACTGATGTTTCTGCAACTGGTTGCCGGCGGTCATCTGCTGCTGTTCGTTACTCGCACGGAACGCTGGTTTTTTCTGCGCCCCCTCCCAGCCGCGCCTCTGTTCCTGGCGATCCTCTGTACCCAAATCCTGGCAATCCTAATGTGCGCTCTGGGTTGGCTGGTCGACCCCATTTCATGGACCATGATCGGCTGGACTTGGGCCTACAATCTGGTCTGGATGTTCCTGCTAGGCGCAGTCAGACTAATTACCGAGCACCTTATGGCTTATCGTACGACACGTCATTTAAAGAGTTTGAAAATGGTGAATCAGCCACTGCAAGCGCATGATTAA